AGTGCGTTGATAGTTGCCCTAGCTTTACCTGCTGAGGGGAAGGTGGTAGCTTGTGATATTAGTGCAGAGTTTACCAGCATTGCCCAACATTATTGGCAACAAGCCAAAGTAGCCCACAAAATTGAATTACATCTCGCCCCAGCTTTGGAAACTTTAGACAAATTACTCGCAGTCGGGGAAGCGGAAACCTTTGACTTTGCCTTTATTGATGCGGATAAGAGCAACTACGATAATTATTATGAGCGATCGCTGCAATTAATCCGTCCAGGCGGTCTTATTGCCATTGATAATGTTCTTTGGTCTGGTAGAGTCGCCGACCCCCAAGTACAAGATAATCGGACAAAGAAAATCCGCGCCTTCAACGAAAAGTTACTACAAGACCAGCGCATCGGTTTAAGCCTCGTTCCTATTGGTGATGGCTTAACTTTGGCAAGGAAGAATTAATATTTAAGTAATATGAAAGGTGAGCAAAATTAAATTGCCCACCTTGCAAAACTTAGTATGTATGATTTTCTGTCAATTCTTCAAAATTCGTTAAAAATAAGAAGTTCAAAATTGAAAACCTTACAACATATAGCTTGGTTAATTTTGAATTTTGAATTTTGCGGAAAGTTGCGGTGCGGTGAATCCAGCCCTGTAGGCGGGTTTCCCGCCGTAGGGGACTGGTGAACCCGGAGGGGGGTTCCCCCCGTTGAGCAAACTTTCCAAGACGAATTTTGAATTGATTCTATACCATACCGCCAGCAGCTTGAAAACGAGCGCGAGCGCGTTTAAAGGCTTGATTGGCTTGGATTTGGGCTTGGCGATCGCCTTGTGGTACTTGATTCAGCTTTGTTTGCGCTTGGCTGTATGCAGTACGTGCTTCTTCTAGGTTGATCGCGTCGCCGCGTTCTGCACCATTTACGAGGATAGTGACTTCATTTTCCTCAACTTCGGCAAAACCACCCAATAGGGCGATCGCTTGCCAGTTTTGGCTTTTGCTGGCGCGTACTCGTAGTACACCTGTATCCAGCGCAGTTAACAGTGGAGCGTGTCCACTCAGGATACCTAGCTGACCGGTAGTGCTGGGTAAAACCACTTCATCAGCTTCCGCATCCCACACTGTTTTATCTGGGGAAATTACACGGACAGTTAGGGTCATAAGTTGTAAATTGTCAAGAGTCAACAGTCCATAGTCCATAGTCCATAGTCAACAGTCAACAGTCATGTAGCTTTGGACTCTCCGGGTACGCCAGTCCCCTGCGGCGGGAAACCCGCCTACAGGGCTGGACTCACTAATGACTATTGACTAATGACTATTGACTAATTTAGCCTTTGATTTTTTCAGCTTTAGCGATCGCTTCGTTGATGTCGCCTACCAAGTAGAAGGCTTGCTCTGGCAGATCATCTAATTCACCAGAGAGAATCTTCTGGAACCCTTTGATGGTGTCTTCTAACTTCACGTACTTACCAGGAGAACCTGTGAATACTTCAGCTACGAAGAAGGGTTGAGACAAGAAACGCTCAATCTTACGGGCGCGTGCTACTGTTAGACGGTCTTCTTCAGACAATTCGTCTAAACCCAAGATAGCGATGATGTCTTGTAATTCTTTGTAGCGTTGCAAGGTTGATTGGACAGCACGAGCAGTATTGTAGTGTTCGTCACCAACGATGTTGGGCTGCAACATTGTAGAAGTGGAACCCAGAGGATCTACCGCAGGATAAATACCTTTAGATGCCAAACCGCGAGATAGTACTGTTGTACCATCTAAGTGAGCAAAGGTGGTAGCAGGTGCGGGGTCTGTTAAGTCGTCCGCAGGTACGTATACTGCTTGAATTGAGGTAATAGAACCTTCGGTTGTGGAGGTAATGCGTTCTTGCAGTTCACCTACGTCAGTACCCAATGTAGGCTGATATCCTACCGCAGAAGGCATCCGACCCAACAGCGCGGATACTTCAGAACCTGCTTGTACGAAGCGGAAGATGTTGTCAATAAATAACAGTACGTCTTGCTTGTTGACATCGCGGAAGTATTCAGCCATTGTCAAACCAGACAAACCTACCCGCATTCTTGCTCCGGGTGGTTCGTTCATCTGACCGTACACTAGCGCAATCTTCGATTCATTGAGGTTCTCGTTGTTGATTACCCCAGATTCAATCATTTCGTTGTAGAGGTCATTCCCTTCACGGGTACGCTCTCCCACACCAGCGAACACAGACACGCCACCGTGTTGGGTAGCGATGTTGTTGATCAACTCCATCATGATTACGGTCTTGCCTACGCCTGCACCGCCGAACAGACCAATTTTACCGCCGCGTCTGTAGGGGGTTAAGAGGTCAACAACCTTAATCCCTGTCTCGAACACAGAAGGCTTGGTTTCTAAGTCTGTGAGTTTAGGGGCTGAACGGTGGATGGGTAGAGTTTCTTCGTTATTAACTGGCCCTCTGTTGTCTACAGGTTCGCCAAGAACGTTGAAAATCCGACCGAGAGTTGCTTTACCAACTGGTACGCTGATAGGAGCGCCTGTATCAACAACTTCCAAACCACGGACTAAGCCATCGGTGGAACTCATAGCTACGGCGCGGATTTGGTTGTCGCCCAAAAGTTGCTGTACTTCGACAGTCAGGTTGATGTCTTGTCCTGCT
Above is a genomic segment from Nostoc sp. MS1 containing:
- a CDS encoding class I SAM-dependent methyltransferase, with translation MTTRTLGIPENLYDYLLSISLREPEILTQLRHQTAQHPVGRMQIAPEQGQFMALLVQLIGAKKTLEVGVFTGYSALIVALALPAEGKVVACDISAEFTSIAQHYWQQAKVAHKIELHLAPALETLDKLLAVGEAETFDFAFIDADKSNYDNYYERSLQLIRPGGLIAIDNVLWSGRVADPQVQDNRTKKIRAFNEKLLQDQRIGLSLVPIGDGLTLARKN
- the atpC gene encoding ATP synthase F1 subunit epsilon, translated to MTLTVRVISPDKTVWDAEADEVVLPSTTGQLGILSGHAPLLTALDTGVLRVRASKSQNWQAIALLGGFAEVEENEVTILVNGAERGDAINLEEARTAYSQAQTKLNQVPQGDRQAQIQANQAFKRARARFQAAGGMV
- the atpD gene encoding F0F1 ATP synthase subunit beta, whose protein sequence is MVTTAEKTNIGYITQIIGPVVDVKFPGGKLPQIYNALTIKGTNEAGQDINLTVEVQQLLGDNQIRAVAMSSTDGLVRGLEVVDTGAPISVPVGKATLGRIFNVLGEPVDNRGPVNNEETLPIHRSAPKLTDLETKPSVFETGIKVVDLLTPYRRGGKIGLFGGAGVGKTVIMMELINNIATQHGGVSVFAGVGERTREGNDLYNEMIESGVINNENLNESKIALVYGQMNEPPGARMRVGLSGLTMAEYFRDVNKQDVLLFIDNIFRFVQAGSEVSALLGRMPSAVGYQPTLGTDVGELQERITSTTEGSITSIQAVYVPADDLTDPAPATTFAHLDGTTVLSRGLASKGIYPAVDPLGSTSTMLQPNIVGDEHYNTARAVQSTLQRYKELQDIIAILGLDELSEEDRLTVARARKIERFLSQPFFVAEVFTGSPGKYVKLEDTIKGFQKILSGELDDLPEQAFYLVGDINEAIAKAEKIKG